The Candidatus Krumholzibacteriota bacterium nucleotide sequence GGGAACCAGAAACCGTCGAAATCGATGGCGCTGTGGGTAATGGTCGTAATTCTCTTTTTCCTTGCCTATCTCCTTTACAATTCGTCGCGGGAGAAGGAATGGCCTATCACATATACCCAGTTCATTACTGAAGTCAACAACGGTAACGTGGCAAGCGTAATGATCAAGGGGCTGGAGGTCCATGGTTCCCTGAATTCTCCGATAAGCATCCCAACGGGAGGGGAAGGAACGGTTATAAGCAGTTTCAAGGTGATCCTTCCATCTGAGGACAAGGACCTTCCCGAAAAGATTTGGGCCGTCAACCCCGACACGAAGATCGAAGCCGAATACCCCGGCAGCAGCATATGGGTAAAAGCGCTTGCCACGGCTCTGCCGCTTATCGCGCTTCTAGTGCTGTGGGTCTTCTTGATGCGCCAGATGCAGTCGGGTGGCAACAAAGCCTTCTCCTTCGGCAAAAGCAAAGCCAAATTAATGAACACCAATCTGTCAAAAGTCACTTTTGCCGACGTCGCCGGAGCGGATGAAGCTAAAACAGAGCTCAAGGAAGTTATAGAATTCCTTGGTGATCCGAAAAAATTCCAGAGGCTTGGCGGGCACATCCCCAAGGGAGTGATCCTTCTTGGAGCTCCCGGCACGGGAAAGACCCTCCTGGCGAGAGCGGTCGCCGGTGAAGCGAACGTTCCCTTCTTCAGCATGAGCGGATCAGATTTCGTTGAGATGTTTGTGGGAGTCGGCGCAAGCCGAGTAAGGGATCTTTTCGATAAAGGCAAAAAACACGCCCCATGCATTCTTTTTATTGACGAGCTTGACGCTGTCGGCAGGCACAGGGGCGCCGGACTTGGCGGCGGACACGACGAAAGAGAACAGACCCTTAACCAGTTGCTCGTCGAGATGGATGGATTCGAAACGAACGAAGGGGTCATTCTCATCGCGGCCACCAACAGGCCGGATGTCCTTGATCCCGCACTCTTGAGGCCGGGGCGGTTCGATCGCCGGGTAATAGTCGATATGCCTGATATGCGTGGACGGTTGGGCATACTCAAGGTCCACGTTCGAAAAGTACCTGTCGCCGACGATGTCGACCTGGAGATCCTCGCCAGGGGCACACCGGGAATGTCGGGAGCCGATATCGCCAATATGGTGAACGAAGCCGCTCTTCTCGCGGCAAAAGAGAACAAAGACAAGGTCTATATGGACGACTTCGAACAGGCAAAAGACAAGGTATTCCTGGGTCCGGAACGAAAGAGCAGAGTGATCAAGGAAGACACCAGAAGAATGACTGCCTACCATGAAGCTGGCCATGTCATAGTGGGATCATATCTCGAAGAGACTGATCCGCTTCACAAGGTCACTATCATACCAAGAAGATTCACGGGAGGCGTAACATTCTTTCTCCCTGACGACGACCGTATGCACTACCAGTCGCGCGAATACCTGCTCGATCAGATCACCATGTCGATGGGTGGAAGAGTCGCCGAAGAGGTCGTAATACACAGGGTCGGTTCGGGAGCCCAGGCCGATATAAAGACTGCCACGTCGATCGCTCATAAAATGGTGACCAGGTGGGGAATGAGCGAAAAACTCGGACCGATCGCCTACGGCACTCATGAGGACCAGATATTCCTTGGAAAGGAATTGATGACGCGCAAGGATTTCAGCGAAGAGACAGCCAGGGAGATCGATCAAGAGATAAAGGCGATCATCACGGAATGCCATAAAAAGGCGACGAAAATCATAAAGGAACACGAAGACGACCTGCACAGGGTGGCCGAAGCGCTCCTGGAGCGAGAATCTCTCGACGCCGAAGATATCAAGATCCTTTTGAACAAAGGGACTCTTCCCCCGATGAGGAAGAAACCCATTGCCAATAGTATGGACGATGAGGACGGAAATAAAGAGACGCTCCCGGAAACACGGCCTGAAGCGGGTGGAGAGTCAGATAGTTCCGACCTGGAAGATGATGTCGATGAAATCACCGGTACCGACGAGGATCCGGAGAACAAGAAGCGGTAAGATATTCGGATGCGTTATAATCTACGTCTGGTCTCCACGGGAAACAGGGAAACGCTTGGCCGTCGTCTGGCCAATGCCGGCGTGACATCGAGCGGCATAGAGATAATGGCCGACAAGACGCAAGTATTCGCCCTGCGCGTCGATGGCGTCAGGGCCGAAGCGGCCAATATCATAAAACAGCAACTCCTGTCGATCGGCGGCGATGCTGCCGTCCACCGGGACGTCATCTCGGGAAGACCCGAATCTTCGACGGTCTACCTGATCGCCGATCCGGCGAGATTCATAAGATTCGCTGACAAACTGGAAGGACAGCCTTTCAGTCTGGACGAACTTGGCGAGGAAGTAAGACGCCTTGTCGCTCTGAAAAAATCTCCCCCCCGGCAGATCCGCATCCCTTCCGGTACTATCGATCTTCTCAACGGACCTGTCATCATGGGAGTCCTCAATCTGACCCCCGACAGTTTCAGCGACGGAGGGTTATATACAGATCCGGAAGCCGCCATGGAGAGGGCTTTGATGATGATCGAAGAAGGAGCGTCGATCATCGATATAGGCGGAGAGTCTACCCGGCCCGGGGCCACTGAACTCGACCCTTCGGAGGAACTATCCAGGGTGATCCCGGTCCTCCGGAGGATTTCGAAGAAGGTATCCGTGCCGATATCGGTCGATACCCGGAAAGCCTCCGTGGCCGAGGCGGCGATGGACGCCGGCGCGTCTATAATAAACGATATAAGCGCCCTGCGGCATGACGGGGAAATGATCCGGTTAGCTGTACGGACCCGGGCAGCAGTCGTCGCGATGCATATGCGCGGGACTCCGGCGACGATGCAGAACAAACCCGAGTATTCCGATCCCGTTCAAGAAATAATAAGGTATCTCGACGAAAGGACGGGAGACCTCATATCTGCCGGGATCGAAAAAGAAAAAATAATCATTGACCCGGGAATAGGTTTCGGGAAAAGATTGGAAGACAATCTCGATATCATCGATCAGGCCGGTGATTTTCATACTCTGGGATTTCCTGTTCTCATAGGATATTCGAGAAAATCGTTTTTAGGGGCGATCACGGGACAGCCGGAAAATAAAAGGATCGAAGGAGGATTGGCCGTTCTGGGCAAATCTCTCGCTGCCGGCATACAGATCATCAGGACACACGATGTGAGGGAGACAACAGATTTCATCAGGGTATGGAAAGCTATCACTCGGAAGGATGACGCAAGTTGAACCCGTTTCATTTCAACCTGACAATAGACGTTCTTGATATTATCATAGTCGCGTTCCTGTTCTACAGGCTCTTTCTTCTGTTCAGGGGATCGAGGGCGACACAGATGTTCATTGGCCTCTTTCTGCTCATAATCCTCTCCTTTGTCGCCCAGTGGCTGAACCTGAACGCCCTGAACTGGATATTAAGCAGCCTGAAGACAGTATGGGTGATCGCATTTGTCATCCTATTCCAACCGGAACTCAGAAAAGCCCTTACGCAACTCGGACAAAACCGTATCCTTGGAATATTTTTCAGAGTCGAGGAGTCCGGCACGGTCAGCGAGATCGTAAAGGCCTGCAGCCAGCTCACCCAGAAAGGACTTGGAGCGATAATCGTCATGGAACAGGATGTGGGTCTGAGGAACTATATTGAAACGGGGACAGCCCTCGATTCGAGGGTCTCAGCGGAGCTGCTCGTAACAGTATTCACTCCGCCCGGTCCACTCCATGACGGAGCTGTCATCATCGAGAAGAACCGCATAGTGGCCGCGGGATGCATTCTCCCACTCTCGCAGAATCCCCGACTGACCAAATCCCTTGGAACAAGGCATAGAGCCGGCCTGGGTCTTTCCGAAGAGACCGACGCGATCACTATCATTGTCAGCGAAGAGACGAGCATGATATCTATCGCGAGAGGCGGCAAGCTCAAGCGCAAACTGGACATTAACGCTCTTCGCAACGAGCTGGTCGAAAAGATCAGCGTCAAACAGAAAGAACCTCTCACCGAGTCATGACCCTGGCAGACCAGCAACCGGACTTTGATCTCTTCCTTTTTTAGAAAAAAGAATGTCGACCCCTGCCACACCTCACTGCCACATCACCGGGGCCGACACTCCCCGATATTCGACGCCGCGTCTGAAAATCCCGGGCTTTTCAGACTGCAGCTCCTCTGATGAAGAATTGCAGCAATCGAAGTGCCCGACAGATTCGACAACCAGATTAATCATATTCCATTCAAAGATAACCGGTTAAGTAAGTCTATCGGGATCTGGATCGACGCGCGGGTACCCGCTCCCTGTCCACACGATTTACAGCAAAATGTTTGTGGATCTGCAAAGGATTAAAAAATAAAAGGATACTATTGTTTTGAAAAAGAAAGACTCGATTGACGGCGGAATTGTTTTTTACTCTTTTATGATCCCTTTCTCGTAAAGTCTGACAAGGTTTTCGACAATATTCTGATCAAACTTGTGGCTCTGCTTCCTGAGCTGCTTGAAAGCCTCGGGGAAGCTGAACGCTTCCCGATAGGGCCGGGTAGTAGTCATCGCGTCGAAGCTGTCCGCTACTGCGACTATCCTGGCTCCGGTCGATATCTCATCCCCCTTCAGTCCGTCAGGATAGCCTTTTCCATCGAGACGCTCGTGATGATGTCTGACGAGGTCTGTGGCAGATTCAAGAAATTTCAGATTCTTGATTATATTGGCGCCGACTTCCGGATGGCTTCTTACAATAAGCCATTCTTTTTCAGTAAGTTCTCCGGGTTTGTTGAGAATATTCTCATAGACGCCGAGTTTTCCGATATCATGAAGAGCGGCTCCAAAGCTGACGATATCCTTCTGTTCCTTGTCCATCCCCATCTCGTCGGCGATAAGGCGCGCGTACCTGGCAACCCTGTCTGTATGCCCCCTCGTATACGAATCTTTCGCCTCGATCGTCGAGACAAGGACCTTGATCGTCGAGAGGTAGGTATTCTGAAGTTCAGTAAAAAGTCTTGAATTCTGTAGCCCTGTAGTAGCCGAATTGCAGATCGATTTGAATATCTCAAAATCAGCGTTGGTGTACTGCTGTTTGTTTATTTTTCCTCCAATGAAGAATATGCCGATAAGCTGATTCTTTATGATCAGAGGGAAACAATATTCAAATCCGAGGTCCTTCATGAACACCGCTTCAAGTGCGGCGTCTTCGGGAAGTCCCTCCGCCTTTAGCTGTAAGACATCGGGGTTATCCGTCATGTACTTCGCCAGCCCGGTCCCCCTGAAAAGCCTTACCGTTTTCAGGACGCCGTCACGCACTCTCTTGCCACCCGCGAAAGCGAGGAAATTGTCAGACTCGTTCTCCACGTGGAAGAGGCTTAACGATTCGACTCCAAGTTGACCAATGATCGTCAGGAAAAAAACATGGTAAAGTTCCTCAGGATCCTGGAGCCTGTTAAGATCCTGGCTCAGATCGAAGAGAGTGCGCATATCGAGGATTATTTTCTTAAGTTTCCTGTTTACCCGTTTATAATCCTCCTGCCCTTTCTGAAGCTCGTCTTCGAGGATCTCCTTCTGCTCCCTGAGGTTTTTTCTTCCATCCGCCTGTTCTAGGAAGTTGCCGATTTTCGCCAGCACTTCCTGTACTGAAAAAGGTTTCTTGATATAATCCTGGGCCCCTGATTTGAATCCTTCCAGCATCGTTTCTGAAATCGAGTTGCCCGAAATCATTATCACGGGGACATCACTGTGGACGTCCCTCGCCCTTATCTCGTCGCAAACGGTGAATCCGTCCTTGCGCGGAAGATTCACATCAAGGATTACCAGGTCAGGATGATAGCGGTCGTATTTCATCAGAGCCTCATCGCCATCATGGGCAGAACGAGTGACATACCCTTCATTGTTGAGGGTCTCTGAAATGATCTCGACGACATTGGGATCATCGTCGACAACGAGAATACTTTTACTCAAGACCTATACATCCTTTAGCTGACTATAGACGCGGGTTTGACGGATCGGGCGATCTCTTTACCCATTATCTTCACGAATCGCTTCACTATCTCCCTGTCGTAGCGCAACCCATAGTTTTCTTTCAGAGTCTGAAGCGCTTCCTTCTCGGATAACGCGGGTCTGTTCGGCCGTTCGTGGATCATGGCCGAGTAACTTTCAACCACGGAGATGATTCTGGCGCCGAGCGGGATCTCTTTCCCTCTCAGACCTCTTGGGTACCCTTCTCCATTGAACCGTTCGTGATGGCTTGTCACTATATCGACAACGTGATCGTTGAATTTCATCCTTCTCAGCATATCGGCACCGTCTTCGGGATGCCGGTTTATCACATTCCACTCTTCACGGGTCAATTCCCTGGGGCTTCTTACTATCAGTTCACTCACCTTTATCATCCCCATATCCCTGAGAACGGTCCCGTAGATCAAATCGTTGAAATGCTCCTCAGGGTAGCCGATATCCTTGGCCACCATACCAACATACCTTGATACAAATTCCGATGTTCCCTTGAGAAGAGTGTTCTCCTCTATCAGAGAGATGAGAGTCTTGACGATACCGAGGGTGCGTTCATGTTCGCGTTCATACATAGTAGCATTCTCAAACGCTCCCTGAGCGATGTTTATAAGGATCTTCATGAACTCAAAATCTTCCTCCTGCATCCCGCGACCGGTTATCCGCTTGCCCAGGAAGATGAGTCCGGCGATCCTGTTCTCCACTATAAAGGGGTAAAAATATTCAAGCCCCGCGCCTTTAAGAAACCGGCATATCTCATCGTTGAAAGAATCTGAATCAATCACTATCAGATCGTTATTTCCCGTGATCCTTTTAGTCTCCGGGTTAGAAAGATTGAAAGCCTTTAAAGCTTTTTCCCCCACCCCCTTAAACATCACCGGCGCAAAGAGATTACCTGATTTCTCAAAGAATACCGCCGATTCGACGCCTCCCTGCGCGATCGACGTCAAGAGAAAGATATCCATCAATCTTCTCTTATCCCTTATCGAGTTAAAATCGGTGCTTATAGAGAATAAAGTTTTAAGTTCGAGTATAGTCCTCTTGAGTTTTCTGGTGAGACCGTTCGCGTCGAGACACCCGTCGCTACCGGTATTTTCCATCCTGTTGAAAGGTGAAACTGGATCATCGATCCAGTCGGGTGGAGAATCTTTCCTTTCACTCTCGAATATCTCCGAAAGGATGTTGCCGTCCCCGTCTTCTATTTCAGGCTCAGCCTGTGTATCACCGTCATAAGGCATCATTATCACGGTCGAAGACCCCGAAGCATTTTCCCCCGAAGATTCCATCTCCATGCCAGGTTCGACAGTCGATCCTGGAACCGAATCATCATCTTCATCGCTCTGTGGAGGCTGGTCGACCTCTTCTTCTCCGGCGCCGCCCTGATCCTCCATATAGGAATGTCCCGGGGCAGCGCTCATCGCGCTATCGAACGTATCGTAAACATCGATCTGAACATCATCATCCCTTAAAAAATCCAGAATAACATCGTTTGTTATGACAAACTTTACTTTTCCGCCAAGTTCATTTACCGTATTGATAAATTTCCTGAAGATCCTGGCTACACCACCACCCAG carries:
- the folP gene encoding dihydropteroate synthase; the encoded protein is MRYNLRLVSTGNRETLGRRLANAGVTSSGIEIMADKTQVFALRVDGVRAEAANIIKQQLLSIGGDAAVHRDVISGRPESSTVYLIADPARFIRFADKLEGQPFSLDELGEEVRRLVALKKSPPRQIRIPSGTIDLLNGPVIMGVLNLTPDSFSDGGLYTDPEAAMERALMMIEEGASIIDIGGESTRPGATELDPSEELSRVIPVLRRISKKVSVPISVDTRKASVAEAAMDAGASIINDISALRHDGEMIRLAVRTRAAVVAMHMRGTPATMQNKPEYSDPVQEIIRYLDERTGDLISAGIEKEKIIIDPGIGFGKRLEDNLDIIDQAGDFHTLGFPVLIGYSRKSFLGAITGQPENKRIEGGLAVLGKSLAAGIQIIRTHDVRETTDFIRVWKAITRKDDAS
- a CDS encoding response regulator, producing MSKSILVVDDDPNVVEIISETLNNEGYVTRSAHDGDEALMKYDRYHPDLVILDVNLPRKDGFTVCDEIRARDVHSDVPVIMISGNSISETMLEGFKSGAQDYIKKPFSVQEVLAKIGNFLEQADGRKNLREQKEILEDELQKGQEDYKRVNRKLKKIILDMRTLFDLSQDLNRLQDPEELYHVFFLTIIGQLGVESLSLFHVENESDNFLAFAGGKRVRDGVLKTVRLFRGTGLAKYMTDNPDVLQLKAEGLPEDAALEAVFMKDLGFEYCFPLIIKNQLIGIFFIGGKINKQQYTNADFEIFKSICNSATTGLQNSRLFTELQNTYLSTIKVLVSTIEAKDSYTRGHTDRVARYARLIADEMGMDKEQKDIVSFGAALHDIGKLGVYENILNKPGELTEKEWLIVRSHPEVGANIIKNLKFLESATDLVRHHHERLDGKGYPDGLKGDEISTGARIVAVADSFDAMTTTRPYREAFSFPEAFKQLRKQSHKFDQNIVENLVRLYEKGIIKE
- a CDS encoding HD domain-containing protein translates to MNGSMKKTQFERIETQISDTAAFRISGKLGFHENSKVEHLLDECLKREYKKIIFDFSELSSLGGGVARIFRKFINTVNELGGKVKFVITNDVILDFLRDDDVQIDVYDTFDSAMSAAPGHSYMEDQGGAGEEEVDQPPQSDEDDDSVPGSTVEPGMEMESSGENASGSSTVIMMPYDGDTQAEPEIEDGDGNILSEIFESERKDSPPDWIDDPVSPFNRMENTGSDGCLDANGLTRKLKRTILELKTLFSISTDFNSIRDKRRLMDIFLLTSIAQGGVESAVFFEKSGNLFAPVMFKGVGEKALKAFNLSNPETKRITGNNDLIVIDSDSFNDEICRFLKGAGLEYFYPFIVENRIAGLIFLGKRITGRGMQEEDFEFMKILINIAQGAFENATMYEREHERTLGIVKTLISLIEENTLLKGTSEFVSRYVGMVAKDIGYPEEHFNDLIYGTVLRDMGMIKVSELIVRSPRELTREEWNVINRHPEDGADMLRRMKFNDHVVDIVTSHHERFNGEGYPRGLRGKEIPLGARIISVVESYSAMIHERPNRPALSEKEALQTLKENYGLRYDREIVKRFVKIMGKEIARSVKPASIVS
- the ftsH gene encoding ATP-dependent zinc metalloprotease FtsH, which gives rise to MVVILFFLAYLLYNSSREKEWPITYTQFITEVNNGNVASVMIKGLEVHGSLNSPISIPTGGEGTVISSFKVILPSEDKDLPEKIWAVNPDTKIEAEYPGSSIWVKALATALPLIALLVLWVFLMRQMQSGGNKAFSFGKSKAKLMNTNLSKVTFADVAGADEAKTELKEVIEFLGDPKKFQRLGGHIPKGVILLGAPGTGKTLLARAVAGEANVPFFSMSGSDFVEMFVGVGASRVRDLFDKGKKHAPCILFIDELDAVGRHRGAGLGGGHDEREQTLNQLLVEMDGFETNEGVILIAATNRPDVLDPALLRPGRFDRRVIVDMPDMRGRLGILKVHVRKVPVADDVDLEILARGTPGMSGADIANMVNEAALLAAKENKDKVYMDDFEQAKDKVFLGPERKSRVIKEDTRRMTAYHEAGHVIVGSYLEETDPLHKVTIIPRRFTGGVTFFLPDDDRMHYQSREYLLDQITMSMGGRVAEEVVIHRVGSGAQADIKTATSIAHKMVTRWGMSEKLGPIAYGTHEDQIFLGKELMTRKDFSEETAREIDQEIKAIITECHKKATKIIKEHEDDLHRVAEALLERESLDAEDIKILLNKGTLPPMRKKPIANSMDDEDGNKETLPETRPEAGGESDSSDLEDDVDEITGTDEDPENKKR
- the cdaA gene encoding diadenylate cyclase CdaA, producing MNPFHFNLTIDVLDIIIVAFLFYRLFLLFRGSRATQMFIGLFLLIILSFVAQWLNLNALNWILSSLKTVWVIAFVILFQPELRKALTQLGQNRILGIFFRVEESGTVSEIVKACSQLTQKGLGAIIVMEQDVGLRNYIETGTALDSRVSAELLVTVFTPPGPLHDGAVIIEKNRIVAAGCILPLSQNPRLTKSLGTRHRAGLGLSEETDAITIIVSEETSMISIARGGKLKRKLDINALRNELVEKISVKQKEPLTES